The following are encoded in a window of Dioscorea cayenensis subsp. rotundata cultivar TDr96_F1 chromosome 16, TDr96_F1_v2_PseudoChromosome.rev07_lg8_w22 25.fasta, whole genome shotgun sequence genomic DNA:
- the LOC120279393 gene encoding protein PECTIC ARABINOGALACTAN SYNTHESIS-RELATED-like, producing MAELRHSASMGSRASSSPAKRDAAAIPLTFDRHRDHPSGDYDDDDPRRDRDRDPLRFLPPSLRSLIHLDDARALASSHSRILAVLGLILCVAALVSLPSLWSRLTAPYLCTKDGIVLRCPFVKEPPSLWENPHSATTSWKPCAERQENEISDLPPENETSGYIFIHAEGGLNQQRIAICNAVAVAKIMNATLILPVLKQDQIWKDQTKFEDIFDVDHFIEYLKYDVHIVRDIPDWFLDKTELFTSIRRTVKNIPKYAPAQFYIDNVLPRIKEKKIMALKPFVDRLGYDNVPAEINRLRCRVNYHALKFLPEIEEMANLLASRMRNRTGSSNPYMALHLRFEKGMVGLSFCDFVGTREEKAMMAAYRQKEWPRRYKNGSHLWELALQKRKEGRCPLEPGEVAVILRAMGYPKETQIYVASGQVYGGQNRMAPLRNMFP from the exons ATGGCGGAGCTCCGGCATTCGGCGTCGATGGGGAGCCGCGCCTCATCCTCTCCGGCCAAGCGCGACGCCGCCGCCATCCCCCTCACCTTCGATCGCCACCGAGATCATCCCTCCGGCGACTACGACGATGATGATCCCCGCCGCGATCGAGATCGAGATCCACTTCGTTTCCTCCCTCCTTCTCTTCGATCTCTCATTCACCTTGACGATGCTAGGGCTCTTGCTTCTTCTCACTCTAGGATCCTTGCCGTGCTGGGTTTGATCCTGTGTGTTGCGGCGCTTGTGTCACTCCCTTCACTCTGGAGTCGCCTG ACCGCACCGTATTTATGCACCAAGGATGGAATTGTGCTTCGGTGTCCATTT GTAAAAGAGCCACCTTCTCTCTGGGAGAATCCACACTCCGCAACTACTTCATGGAAGCCATGTGCTGAACGCCAGGAGAATGAGATTTCAG ATCTTCCACCTGAGAATGAAACTTCGggttatatatttattcatgCTGAGGGTGGCTTGAATCAACAGCGTATTGCT ATATGCAATGCTGTGGCTGTGGCCAAAATTATGAATGCAACTCTTATATTGCCAGTTCTGAAGCAAGACCAAATCTGGAAAGATCAAAC GAAGTTTGAAGATATATTTGATGTCGATCATTTCATTGAGTATTTGAAGTACGATGTTCATATAGTACGTGACATTCCTGACTGGTTTCTAGACAAAACAGAGCTTTTTACAAGTATAAG GCGTACGGTAAAAAACATTCCAAAGTATGCCCCAGCGCAGTTTTATATTGACAATGTACTTCCAAGAATTAAGGAGAAGAAAATCATGGCTCTGAAGCCTTTTGTTGATAGGTTGGG GTATGATAATGTTCCCGCTGAAATAAACAGGCTGAGGTGCAGAGTCAACTATCATGCTTTGAAATTTTTACCGGAGATTGAGGAAATGGCAAACCTTTTAGCTTCCAGGATGAGAAACCGAACAGGCAGTTCAAACCCTTACAT GGCACTGCACCTTAGGTTTGAGAAAGGAATGGTAGGACTTTccttttgtgattttgttggAACTAGAGAAGAGAAAGCAATGATGGCAGCATATAGACAAAAGGAATGGCCAAGGCGATATAAG AATGGATCTCACCTCTGGGAACTAGCCCTTCAGAAGCGAAAAGAAGGGCGCTGCCCCCTTGAGCCTGGAGAAGTTGCTGTGATACTACGGGCAATGGGATACCCTAAAGAGACACAGATATATGTTGCTTCCGGACAGGTTTATGGTGGTCAAAACAGGATGGCTCCTCTCAGAAACATGTTTCCCTAA